ACAGCGTCGGAGATGACGGAGTGGGCCTGGATTTCACTAAGGGGGCGCTGGGTATCGACAGCCTGCAGCAGAAGATCCTCAAGGTCAGAGGAAACATTAGTCACCTTCTCCGTGATATCTGGTGTTTGACTTAGAGAGAGCGGTGTGTACACGGCTGAAGCGTCGGCCCTCTGAGCAAACATCACGCtggacaaaaaggaaaatttaaGTATCTCTGTAGCTCGGTTGGGTCGCAGTTTGCAGAGCAATAACGGCAGTATTTTGCCATCTAATATTGAGCTGCTTCCCATTTGAATTTCAGTTATGATAGCTCATTTATCATtcatcaaaaatattaaattcattgattgatttaaGAAGAAATTTTATTCCAGCCCATCTTCTGCTGCATTTTAATCACAGTCCATGTGGTCTCAGCTTTCATTAAAAATTAGAAAAGTTTCTCAGAGTGGAATAATTCCCACCACAGGAACATTGGGCATCAGTTTCAtagctttttttcttatttcaggGCTGTAACCAAAACCTAATGGAGAGATTATTAACACATCATGTAATGAATTACTGCTCCCAATGagtaataaaaagtaaaacacagaaaagtaaaGTTTGTAGCAAGTAACAGGAAGTATCGACCCCAACACTGCAACTTAAAGATGAACTGCAATGGAATAATTTattcaatgtcaatattgtggATGTTCGGATCGGTATCAACGGCAGTAATGACCTTATTAAGCCGATCAGGTATCGACCGAACAACACCAATCAACATCATACTGTTAATTTTACAGCAATAAGCTAACATGCAGACCGCTGATGCTTCCCCTCTTCCTCCATGTGCTTCAcgataaatgcattttaatgaagACACTTTTTTATCAGGAGGTTTAAATTGCATGAACAgaacatattttattacatgtttaaCAAAGCTCGATAAAATAAACGCATTGAAACGCTGCATCCCTAAATGATTATACATCTGTTTTCATGAtaaatcagtttttctggtCTGGTTCTCTTCAGGTGACCGAGCAGATCAAGGTGGAGCAGACGGCTCGGGACCAGAATGTGGCCGAGTACCTGAAGCTGGTGAACAACGCGGACAAGCAGCAGGTAGGGCGAATACGTCAGGTCTTTGAGAAGAAGAACCAGAAGTCGGCGCAAAGCATCGCCAGGCTGCAGAGGAAGCTGGAGCAGTACCACCGTCGCATGAAAGACAGCGAGACCAACGGCAAGCACGGCCACAAGGATAACGGCAAAGAGTCCGGGACTCACAGCAAGGAGGGAAGCCTGCGTGACGTCAGCTCCACCGGACGACACCCGGCGCTGGACAAAGTGAAGACGATCGGTCCCGGCGTGTCGCTCTCGCCGCCTTTCTTCTTCAACAAGTCGAGGGAGTTCGCCAACCTCATCAGGAACAAGTTCGGCAGCGCCGACAACATCGCGCACCTCAAGAGCTCCATGGAGACGGAGTCCGGGCTGAAGGTGGACGGCGGGGCGAGGGGTCTGAGCGGTAGCGCCAACACAGTAGCCAAGACGAACAAGTACCAGAGCGACGACGAGTGCTCCACCGGGACGTCTGCATCCGCCGACTCGAACGGGAACCCGGCCGGGGGCTCGGGGGCGGGGTCGGGAGGTCCGGGCAGGTCTGACTCCAACGGGCGCCTGGGGGAGGTGCTGGAGATGGTCCGGGAGATCAGGGAGGCCCAGCAACAGCTGGCGGATGACATGGAAACTCTGAATACGCAGTTCAAACGAGATTACAGCTACTTCACGCAGATGATGCAGGAGGAGAGATACAGGTTAGTGCAGCCGcggaaaatgtgtttttctaattaaattatttgatttaaccGCTGACAGAtatacaagacacacacacacacacgcagttaTGGTCTGTTAAAACTCACAAATAGGAAGGTCAAACACTCACATATTTCTCACTTCAATTTTCCTCTATTAGATTAATTGTAGCAGTTCATGTGAACACAGATGTCTGCTATAAGTGATTATATTGACCCCAACTCAACCCTATTAAAAGTCAATTAGTGCCATCACATTCTCTCCCAACACTAATTACTGAAAAGAGTCTTTACTCAACTGAACTGaatattgaaatatatatatttttggcatttttctgcctttttaatTAGTCTTCTTTAAACCAAATCTCAAAACCCACAGAAtaagaatgaaaatatatattttaagaaatataaatcAACCATTTAAATAAGCACCAACAGTGTTTCAGTAGGTTAAAAAGTACTTCAGACATTTCTTTTATGTCACTTCCAAAGTGTTTAAGCACTTttgagagacagattaaaaaaataaagttcaaaaatcgatgcagcagaagcagagataTCCTGACTATTAATCCCTTGTATGGCTCAAGCaccaaaacactggatcctacatttcccataatgcagttCAATAGTTCACCATAAAAACTCCCCATCTGGTAAATGCCTGTGTCTTTCACAACTCTAGGCCCCAGTTTGTTACACAGGctgttaaaaatgtgaattCTGCAAACCCAAGTCGAGATAATCAGGTTGTCAGACTTGACAGAGATGACAtttaactgttttcacaggctgaataAGACTCTCCATCTccagtaaattgtttttaagttGTAAAAAAGGTGGAGTGCTTTAAATATCTATTCTGCCATCTAGAGCAGTGAATCCTAACCAAGATATTTCTAAAGGGGTTCAAGATGATTAGaggaataagaaagaaaaactatATATTTCTGTGCAACaaaattatgtatatttttctttttcttcctcaaatATTTGCTTATTTCCTTGAAAAATATCGGATACTTTCATCCTCTTGAGCCTATAAAAGTCCTTCAGAGGATCCTACATCCAAAATCTGTGCTGAAGGGTCATAAGCCAAAACGATTGGGAATCACTGATCTAGATAACTTTGTTCTAACACctaacatgtcaaataaatatagctGATAAGAAATATTAGCTCTTCCGCTGCAGGTGCTTCACTACCCAAACAAAATGAATCTGCTCCGCTGTAACAACACTCCTAACCGGGcaaatttctgttttcacaCATCTGGTGCTGAACTTTAAAGAGCTTTTGACAGTTAACTGGGCCATTATTATAAGCTtttgtaaaactaaaaatagatAGCGTGGcttacacatgcacaaaccCCCAGACTGTTGCTAAGTCAACCAAGGGCAAATGTTTCAGCAGCTTAGTTGCAGTAGTAGATAAACTGCTGTACTGTCACTCGCCCACACACGCACTCAATTATGCATCGTTTCTCCCGCTCTCTCCTTGGCTCTCTGCCTCCACCCACtctgcatgcgtgtgtgtgtgtgtgtgtgtgtgtgtgtgtggtggtggggggtgtgtttctgtctgtcaggtATGAGAGGTTGGAGGACCAGTTAAATGACCTCACGGAGCTCCACCAGCACGAGACCAGTAATTTGAAGCAGGAACTGGCCAGCATTGAGGAGAAAGTTGCCTATCAGGCGTACGAGAGGGCCAGAGACATACaggtaatgtgtgtgttttgcatacaaacacacacacacacactgacacacagttAACCTTTTACGAAGCAGTTATGTAACGAACAAGATGCTGCACATGCACAGCGCTGGAATTTATCTGTTTGATTTTAGACTATATGGATACTTGACTCGAGTACTGAAATGATTAACTgatcaattgacagaaaacagtcatgaatcaaacaaaaataccaaatattcaCTGTCTGTTGCTTCTTTAAGGTGAtaatttactgcttttatttgttttatatctttggaaattaaatatttgtgcGTTTTGGATGTTtggttacataaaataacaactTTAAACAAGTTTTAATGGGTATTTTTTCAATATATTCAGTCACTTCTGatcaaatgattaattcatTACTCAAAAGCAGCCAAACTTCAACCTACATTAACTGATTTCTAGctacttgggggcagcagaaacaagttgtgagacacaacactgacacattttaaGTTATTATGTTGAACctgtcagcaaacagttgtttatctccacatccagcagttacggagcaacattatcatccaTTTGGAGTCATATTTCTGTCGACTCGGTGAataaaagtccaatattcactctgtttacgctctctaccaactcctgagagaaatatctgtctcttaagctgctaaatgctccactatgttcaccagctagtatACAGccaactgtgtctgtttgccgttttgtgctgagcaggtagtgtacagtggctttttagagctttttctctgaaaacagctgcctgctgcggcccaaaatGGCACTATAAGAGCGCTGAGACTGAACcataacagtaaagttgcagctggacagataaaaaatgagctgaaagtcGCTGTAAAGCCCCATAAAgccaagaggagctgcagagtcgctgatagGTTCATCATCTACGAGCCACAACcgacacattacacactgtcattgcaaaaaatatcacattctTTCTAAATTGTCATACAATTCACATTATTTTGGGTTAGATAAAGACAGGTTAGACTGATTTGTGCTTACATTGCACACACAGGAGCCACCAAGATGCCTCCAGTGTCTCACAGCTATTTATAAAGTAATAAACAGCTTGGTGTCTATTCATATCTAATGCAGTTTGACTTCCCTTCCCTTCTAAGTCATTGCTCTCTAGTGTTTCTCTGATcttaactgtgtttgtgtgtgtgtgtgtgtgtgtgtgtgtgtgtgtgtgtgcaggaggtcCTGGAGTCGTGCCAGACTCGGGTATCGAAGCTggagctccagcagcagcagcaacagacgGTTCAGCTGGAAAACACCGATGCCAAGGTGCTTCTCGGGAAGTGCATCAACATCATGCTGGCAATCGTCACCGTGATTTTGGTGTGCGTTTCCACGGCGGCCAAGTTCACCGCCCCGCTCCTGCGCAGCCGCCTCCACCTGGCGCTCACCTGCGTGGGAGTGTCCGTTCTAGCGCTGCTGTGGAAGAACTGGGAACATTTACAGTGCGCTTTGGAACGATTGCTCCTCCCACATTGAGGAGTACAAAACGGGACCAGCAAACATCGGCCAACCCTGCGTCCAGGTCTCCAGTAGGTGTGTCGTCATGGAGACGCAGGAAAACAGGGAGGAGTTTACATGTAGCCTTACACCAGCCCTAGTTCTCCAGCGGTGACTTGATTTACGGGGTCTGTGCTTTGCATGTTTAAACGGGGTCCACATAGATCCCCAGACGGGCGGAGAGCCTTTCCCAGAATGCCTCGCCAAAATAATTTAAACGAATAACGCACAGATATACTTGTAAGCTGATATCTCGTGACAGAAATGTGACAAAGCTCTACAACATGCTGTCTACAAAGCTGAAGGTGCATAAATACGAGTACGGCACTGCACTGCCGTAACAGTGTATCACTACAGTCGTAAAGGATAAATCAGCTGGAATTGATCAGATAAAAACCACAATCATGTCATTGTGGTCTCACCAACAAATGACACTAAAGTCTAAACATAGAGGGGTGGGCTTTTATCGGGGCATTGGAATAGATTATTTCTGGCCCTGTGAAGTGTATTTGTTATAGCATCacctctaaaaaaaacaaaaccctcaCTGGCAGTCGATCAGTCTTGAACCTGCACACGCCTACAGTCCCGTACGCCTCCTCGTACACCAGCCAGCTGTGACGAACACAAAGACAAATCCACCTGAAGGTTGATTTGTACTTGTGTGTCTGAACTGTTCTTGTatttgtgtgatgttttttttttttcttcaccagTGTCTCCATCCTTCATAAGGACGTTTTGAAGTCTGGCATACACGTTTGTTTTAAActatgggtgtgtttgtgtcatgtactgtacacctgtttgtgtgtttatactgtgtttCTTGAAGAAATAGTGTGaatttttgggaaatacacttgttTGCCTTGTTGCTGTGTGTTATATTAGAACAGTGGTAAGCAAATAGTGACACGTGGGCCAAATCCGGccctccagaaaaaaaaaattggcccGCCGATGAAAGCTGGACTTTTGACTTTCATTGTTTATGTTAAAGCTTTTACATAATTCTTCCCAAATCTGCTgtagataacaaaataaatagcAACTTGCTACATCTAATTCTGCCCTCACAAACAGTGGTTGCATCATGTTATTGGAACAGCGCACAGTGCTGAAATTAAGTCTAATTAAACTAccagaaataacattttcatgtgtGAATTCTAACACTGTTTTAATTCCACAGCTTTAGAGAAGCAGAATTGTTCTTTGTGAACACAAATAGGTGTCAGTTTAACAGAAATTGTGTGCAggtgccttttttttctgtggctaCAACAACAGTACATTCAATCAACAcagaacatttactgtatttgcatACGAGTCATTACTAGCTGAATGAGTAAAATAAACTCTGTTACGCCTCACTTACTGAACCAATGGGAAACACAATATTACAATCCTTCATACAATGCTATAAATCAATTAAGTAATTTAAGAATACATTTTActcttaaatgaattaaaagaaataaaacacataggCCCGCGTTTCCACTGCACTGGTTAAAAGGCCCCCAGTGAAAAATCCTGAGCCATAGTTGAATCTAATTGCTGACCCCTGGATTAGAAGATACCACTGTTTGTATGGTAAATATAAAGCTGGaaaaagcccaagatgcaacctaaaacttcttgttttgtcccgactaACAGTCCAGAACCCAacgatattcagtttactgtcataaaggactaaaaaaaatcaaaaaatatttacatttaagaagctggaaacagagaaatttagcatttttatctccaaaattatcaaaatattttctgtcaattgaatACTCGaatcttgttcttcttctgatGTTTTTGGCGGTTGTGAAACAGCTTgtttaattgttgcagctctacagccGCTACCTGGTTAGCTTATGTTAGCTTGAAGACTAAGCgaggagaaacagctagcctggttctgtctgCTTCCCGGCACAACGTATATGTATAAACGTTGTACATAACgtattaattagtgagctttacaggtgctggtagctgtattttgttgtttctcccggtttccagtctttatgctaagctaagctaatcagctaATCACCTTTTTCATTTACaagtgtatttctcaaaaaacTATTCCTTTATAGGAAAGCTCCTGTTGTGTTCATTTGATGCTTTGAGGTTTTCgtcatgtaaaatatgtttcatgtttttcggTAATTTTTACTTCTCAAAGAGATTTGAGAAGTAAAAACTGTTCCGAGAGTCGACGATCTTTCCTCAGTTCCAAAGACGGCAGCTTTAGCATCGACTAGCTTGCTTTGTAAGCTGTAACAGAGGCCGACCTGATACTTGTAAGCAGCACCGACAGCCTATCTGTGATTCCTCCTTGACGATTAGAAACAAAAAGCTTGCTTGACTTTAAGATCCTGATTTTATtgaattgccttttttttatttacaaggTGAACAGAAGAAATGTGTGTGAAGCCTTTAATGTTGTGCTGCGTTCACGTCCGTCGGGAACAACGGCAACAACGTTCTGACGGTTCAAAGTCCAGACTTGAAAGGACACCCACCTGTTGAGACTTGTTTTGAGCTGCAGAGAGACCCATGAGTGATTACTGCTGTACCTTTTTAATTGCTCATAATAATTCCTTTCAGCCTTTTCACACTTGACTCTTGCACAGCTGGGAAGTGACTCATTTTAGATGACGGTGTCTAAAACTAGCACAGGAAGTCCTGCCCTGCGATcaccttttaaaatgtatgaattGTAATGACTCCTAGGATgattattttacttgaaattaGCAAGTCAGCCGTTTCTCTAAAATACTGATGTGTCAGTAAGATGGAAAAATTGCAGCGGGAACATCTTAGAAAATTCATAGCGACGTTTTTTCCACATGTGACGTGATTGCAGCATCGTAAATTTGGACACAGAGGGAAGTGAACAATGTAGCTCCACGTTCCCTCGCCCTGTTTCACTGTGATGAGGAGGATGAAATGGGACTGATGCCTTTTCAATGCAGCTTAATCCTTCTACTGTGTGACTCTGTACTCTGTTTGTGTCCCTTCAGAAAAGCCAAATAGGGAGTTTTAAGGCGCTTAAGCCTTTCTAAGAAACGCTGAgatgactttttcctttttgttttcttaccaCATTCGTCTTTGTTTTTCCCAAACCGGCCCGAACACTATGTCTGTCTGCTCTTCCAGAGTGACATGCACCCTTCATCCAAAGCTGTATTTGTAAGTCCATAATGTATATTTTCAAATATCTGTCTCTTATATGTGCATTAGTTTCTGGTTATGGGTTTtccataacatttttttttttttcaaatgagaaaataaatctttgtttttctattaaaaaaaaaattcttgatgtgtttccttttgggactttttttttttatttctgaatatCTCATCCATTATACATGACAGATCAGACAGACTACATGATGTAAGCTCTGTTGTAAAGATCAAACCTTCCTGTGAGCACCATAAGGAATTCATACATAAAATAGGCgtaaattattttaacaaacacacaagagcTGTGCAGTGTGCTGCACTGATGTAGAGAAAACTCCACTAATGATATTCTGTCTAGTTTTAGAAAGAATATTCGATCACTTGgtgatattttttatgtgtaacAGTATTcagttacagtatttacagtattcaGGGTCAGAGTTagatattacatttaaacttaAATAGATCATATTACTTTTGCAACACttatttttggttattttgagtcacaaagtgctttgcagtcaaagaaatcaaatcaaaataaataaaaacaaagacaccgGTTAAAATATACAAGGAGAACAGACATAagagacaaattaaaacataaaataccacCTACTACCCAAATGCCAGTCTGAACAGatgggtttttagctgctttgTAAAAGAGTCCACAGTATCCAGTGGGAGACTATTCCAAAGCTTAAGGGCTGCCGACTGGAAAGCACAATCTCCCAGAATCTTAATATGTGTCTGAGGTACACTTAGAAAGCCCTGGGTGGAGGACCTAAGAGGACCTAAGGGGGTGCAGAAGGTTTTTAATATACTGTGGGGCCTGATCATGTGGGGCTCTATAAGTGAGCACCAGGtgcccaaataaacactgaaaaagatcctcttcaaatgtgctttcaatgtgaatgatttcagagggaaatattgtactttctactccactacatttatttgacagctttagttacttttcagatgaagatttgacacaatagataatataacaagcttttaaaatacaacacattgttaaagatgaaaccagtggtttccaacctttttggcttttgatgtcttacaaaaagcagtgtgtagtcggggtcacatttcagatgtctatgagttgttaacagctccaccaaatagtgatttttccctctaaactcctcacatggtttcatttcagtaaatgttcaaatgatccaatatttcagcaaaaatcaaagattagagaaaaagtccaaaaactgaaaacagatttgtgtatcagaactttgttttttcttctttcctctcccattaatcatctcacgacccctcagatttatctgctgaccttTCTGgtgactaaactagctaactgtatataaagtagttgaaactagctccacctccagcagctacaacagtaacatgctgctctaacactgatgcttcactattaataatctaatgatgtcatatataataatatatcagtcagagggaccaaaccactacttttactgcaatatttatgtacttttacttcagtaggatttttcatgcaggacttttacttgtaatggagtatttttatattgctgtattggtacttttactgcagtaaaggatctgagtacttccttcttccaccactggacaTGAGAGTGCTATCAGTCCTCTCATCTAATTCTCTCCACATTTCCCAGAAAATCAAACTATTCCTCTGAATACCGTGTCTTACTTATGCAAATTTTGGACGAGATGATGAAGGTCAGAGTTATTGACAAGCATGCATGGAAAAATAATTTAGAGTGAAATGATGGATGGCGACAGGCTCAGCGAATGAGGTTGTCGAATTTGGTTAGTATGGAAATGAAGGTGAGTTATTTGACTTGTGTTGTTCAGGGAACCTCAGTGTTCCTGATAAAACTACTCAAAGTGCTGTGGAAGGAATGTCTGAATGCTCCTATTGTCTGCTTTTTTCGGGGAGACTGAAACTGATCCTTAAAAATCCAATATCTTCACTGCCTACGTGCAAGAGCTGCAGAAAAGCTCTGCTGAGAATTAAATCAAGTGCAACTCGATCAGTTCACTAAACCTCCAGTCGAGTTTGTGCTTCTGGTGTATTTTGTCAGGAACATTTTGTCtgaggctgcaactaacgattattttaattatcaattaatctgttgattattttcttgattagatgataagttgtttggtccataaaatgtcagaaaatggtgaaaaatgtcctcaaatgtcttgtttttaatgtcatagaggactaaagaaaccagaaaatattcacatttaagaagctggaagaaTGATTGATTgctttatcaaaatagttggttaTTAGttcaatagttggcaactaattgattaatcgactaatgaTTGCAGCTCCAATtttgtcaaatacattttcaatatttcaagAGAGAAGTGGAGCTTTGACAATTGATTAAATTAACTTGTAATGAAGGCCTGAAGGAAGCCTTGATGTTATTGTCACAAATGCATCTTGAAATAAATGTCAGCTGCTGTTGATTGATCACCAACTGATTCCCAGAAGTGTTTAATTCACACTGACGGGCGTGTCAGGAATTTATATTGCAGACAGAGCAAGTAGTGAGTCCCTGTTCCAGCTGTTTGGTGGGTCATTAATCTTTTATTCCGAGTTGCAGGCTTCAGATTCATTATTCAGACTgtgttttgttactttactctcctcctgctctttgcCCTTCACGCTGCTGTGCTCAGAAAGGCTGGTCGGGTTCAAACATCTGCTAGAGTCCAGTTAATTGACCTAAAAagcacatatacatatataatatactaAACTGTATGTTTGCATGGAACAGAGTAAAACTGAGAGGAGACGGCCCCCTAGCTGTCAACAAGCAGCAGTGCATCCGAACTGCGTCCAATATCTCCCAcaaatgtttgataaatacttcagtgtttttaaaaggttattTATAGATGTTGTGCATATAACTCATGTATTGCTTACAGCTCTTCTATTCCTTATTAACGACACAcaactattttatttatgtttgcaCTGTAAACATGAACAAATCCAGGAAAAATCTGCATCGTCATATATTGCTTAATGGTTTGATGAACTACATGTAACTCATACTATTATTCTTATATCAAACATGCATCAATATATAAATAAGTGAGTTTGACAGTTTTCCCTTCAGTAAAAGAATCAAGATTACATTTATTACcaccaaatatattttatttatttggtaaAACAATTAACATAACAATAAGTggaacaacattttaaaataaagaaataaacatgataTATGATCTTGTGatgcaaataaaaaagtaaagaggaaaaaaaggaacaggagcaaagaaaaaaaatacattaaa
This genomic window from Thunnus maccoyii chromosome 23, fThuMac1.1, whole genome shotgun sequence contains:
- the tmcc3 gene encoding transmembrane and coiled-coil domain protein 3, yielding MAERSACNVNILSIPVPIRRGGSESNLDVVDSVGDDGVGLDFTKGALGIDSLQQKILKVTEQIKVEQTARDQNVAEYLKLVNNADKQQVGRIRQVFEKKNQKSAQSIARLQRKLEQYHRRMKDSETNGKHGHKDNGKESGTHSKEGSLRDVSSTGRHPALDKVKTIGPGVSLSPPFFFNKSREFANLIRNKFGSADNIAHLKSSMETESGLKVDGGARGLSGSANTVAKTNKYQSDDECSTGTSASADSNGNPAGGSGAGSGGPGRSDSNGRLGEVLEMVREIREAQQQLADDMETLNTQFKRDYSYFTQMMQEERYRYERLEDQLNDLTELHQHETSNLKQELASIEEKVAYQAYERARDIQEVLESCQTRVSKLELQQQQQQTVQLENTDAKVLLGKCINIMLAIVTVILVCVSTAAKFTAPLLRSRLHLALTCVGVSVLALLWKNWEHLQCALERLLLPH